Within the Sulfurospirillum barnesii SES-3 genome, the region TGGCATTGACTTCGCCCACGCCTCCAAATTCAAAAAACTCATTGGCACTTTTTCCTATTTTTGAAGCATTGACCGCAATAATAGATTTGTCCGTCATGCTTCCAAGCCATTCGCCTAATTTTAATTCTGCTGTCGTTTTTAGTTTCATAGGCATTAAAGGTTTTGGCGACTCAAACAGATAGAGATGCGAAAGATAATCATATTTAGCATAAGCAACGCTGGGCTTCTCTTTGGAATAGGCAACCGCATACTTTTCACTCAAAGCAATCGCTCGGGTATTTCCAAAATAGACAATGGAGCCTTTGTTTTTTTCATAACACTGTGAAAAATCAGGATACACAAACTCTGCTTTATTGGCAACGATAGGGGCATCCGCTGCAAAAAGAATACACGCTATGCTAAGAAAAAAAAGAGTAATACGTTTCACTCACGCTCCTTATGGCTTTATGCCAAATCCTCCAAAATGAGAAAGCATTTGGTTTGTTGCCAGTTTTTTATTATCTTCAACCATCTTTGTGACATCGTTCATCGCACTGATTAACAAAATTTGTAATGACTCTTTGTCGTTTAAAAGAGAATCATCAATAGTAATATCAATCACTTCACCATTGCCATTCATGCTCACACTGACAAGCCCACCACCACTTTTGGCCGTAAACTCTTTAGTGCTTGCCTCTTCTTGCATCTTTTGCGCTTGTTTTTGTGCCTCTTCAAGCATAGCACCCATTTTAGATAAATCAAAATTTTCAAACATTAAATATAGTCTCTTACTTCCACCATGGCATTGCTCTCATCCACTAAGACAACGGTCGGTTTAAATGTTTGTATCTCATTTTCATTCAAATGGGCATACGCAATAATAATAATTTTATCCCCAATATGTGCCTTTCTAGCAGCAGCACCATTAAGACAAATATCTTTTTGACCTGCACGTCCCTCAATCACATAGGTCGTAAAACGCTCACCGTTGTTAATATTCACCACTTCTACTTTTTGACCTACTTTTAAATGAGACGCTTCAATTAACTCTTTATCAATCGTAATAGACCCAACATAGTTCAAATTCGCATCCGTGACCGTGGCTCTGTGAATTTTACTGTATAACATCTCTAGCGTCATCGCTTTTATACCTCATTCAAGTTAAGAAATTTGTTTATTTTATCCTATTTTTGCTTAGCCCATCGTGCAAGAATCTCTTGAACCACAACCCTATCATCAAAAGGATGCTTCACCCCTGCAATCTCCTGATAGGTTTCATCCCCTTTTCCAAGGATAAGCACCACATCATTCAACCCTTGCATTACAAGCGCTTGCTCAATAGCTTCGTAACGATCTACCTTTACATGTAAAGATTCTTTGGCATGCATGCCACTTAAAATTTCATCAATGATGGTCTGAGGATTTTCAGAACGTGGATTGTCACTGGTGACAATAATCTTTTTAGCATACCGTTCTGCCATTGCCCCCATTTTAGGACGCTTCGTGCGATCCCTATCGCCTCCTGCTCCAAAAACGACAATCACATCACGCTCTTTCATACTCTCTAAAACTTTTTCCATCCCATCAGGCGTGTGTGCAAAATCAACAATGACCAATGGCTCTTGTGAAACCACTTGCATGCGTCCCTCCACACCACCAAAATGCGAAACTGCTTCGCAAATCTCTTCCATACTCGCACCTTTTAACATATCCACAGCGCCAATGGCAGCTAAAAGATTGTAAAGATTGAAAAAACCATGCATTGATGACTCAAATTCATAAACTTTCTCAATTTTTGAAACCGCTGCACTGATACCCTCTTTTAAAGAATAGGCTAAAATTTTATACGTTGCAGGATGTTCTATGCCATAACTCATAGCATTGGTGCGATTAAAGCGAATATTACGTTCATCTTTATTGATGAGCTTTAAACTTTCATCTTCAAAAAAACGACTCTTAATAGCAATATACTCCTCAATGCTCTTATGAAAATCTAAATGATCTTGCGTAACATTGGTTAAAATTTTGAGTGCAAAGCTGAGTCCATCAATACGATTTTGAGCAATCGCATGAGAGCTCACTTCCATGACAAAATACTCACATCCTTGCTCTACTGCCATTTTTAAATTTTTAATCGTTTGCAAAATAGGAGGAGTCGTTAAACTCTTCTCTTCAATACGCACATCATTGATAAAACAACCACGTGTGCCTTGTAATCCCACTTTTTTGCCAACATCAAGCAAAATAGAATAAATAGCAGCTGCTGTGGTCGTCTTCCCATTCGTACCTGTTATACCAATAATTTTAATCTTTCCCTCAATCTCTAAAAGTGATAAACACTCTTTGGCAGAAATAATCTTTACACATCCATTTTCAATTGCTTTTTGCGCATAAGAGCGATTTTGATCTGTTGAAACAAAAATCGTTGAAGCATCACATTCGGCTGAATTATCCGTTACATGTAAAAATGGAGCATGATTTTCTAATGCTATTTTCAAAGAATTTCTCCCTATTTTTGTACTTTTTTAATCAAAGATAAAAGCTGTTCGTCATTAGGGAAAAGGGTCACAGCACTTTCAAGGTAATTGAGTGACATTTCAACAAAACCATTCTCCATTAATTTTGAAAGAAAATCAACAAAATCTTCTTTTTTAGAAATGATAACTTTTGTTGAAAACATAATATCTTCAAAAGCTTCTTTGAAACTACCCCGAGAGTTAATTAATGCAAGGAAATCTTCATATTTAATGCCATTTTCTGCATTAATACGCATTTCTAAATCATTGTGCTTAAAAAGATGAGCTATTTTTTCACTATTTCTTTCGACAGAATCAATCATATCTTGAAATAATTCTTCAAACGATTCACTTGAGTTTTGTTGGTTCATAAGATAATATTCAAAAAGGGCTAAAGCTTGCTCCTCATTATGTGATGCTAAATCGCATAAAATAGCACCAATACGAGCCTCCTTTGATTGAGGTTCTTCACTAAGTGCTAAAGAAAACTCAAACAATGCCTCCTTAAAATTTTTTTCATAAAATTTTGCAATACCTTTTTTACTATGTGCGTTCATTACTCTCCAAATGCTTCAAACTCATATTCAGCCCCTGGTAAAATATTAATCACTTCAAGTTCGGGGTGTATATCAATACGTAATTGACGTTCAACTCCATATTTTAATGTTTGCCCACTGGAAGCACACCCTTGACAAGCACCTTGTAATTGCACAAAAACATGCCCTTTTTTAATGCCAAGTAATGTTAATCCTCCGCCATCTAATGCTAACATGGGTTTAATTTTTTCAAGTGATTTTTCAACGGCAGGAAGTAACTCTTCATCGCTAAATGGTATCATAAATTCTCCTATAGAAAAGTAGCTAATTTAACAATAGTTTGCGTTAAAAGTGACTTAATTTATGCATTGACTTTGATAGGAAGGGAATAGTGAGTGTGAAAGATAACAAAGAAGATTGGGGAAAAATCCCCAAATATAAAGAATTAAACGAGCTCTAAAAACGCCATTGGCGCTGCATCGCCTTTTCTGATACGTGTTTTAATAATACGGGTATAACCACCGTTTCTTTCCACATATTTAGGGGCAATTTCATTCACAAGTTTTTTGGTACACTCTTTATCTTGAAGTGCAGCAAAAACTGTCTTATGAGCGTGATCACCACCAACTCCAGCTTTTGTAATTAATTTTTCAACATATCCTCTAAGCTCTTTTGCTTTAGGAAGTGTTGTCTCAATTTTTTCATATTTAATGACCGCTATAGCCATGTTCTTCAACAACGCTGCTCTGTGTGATGAAGTACGACCAAGCTTTCTGTATCCATGCTTATGTCTCATAAATTAACCCTCGTTGACTTCAGATTTTAAATCTTCAATTTTTTTCTTAAGCAGACTCGCTGTTTCTTCAGAAAAGTTATACCCTACTGGATAACCACTCTCTTCCATAACTTGTCTAATCTCTTCTAACGATTTTTTGCCTAGGTTTTTGAGATCTTTCAATTCTGTTTCGCTCATCAATGAAAGCTCACCAATATATTTAACCTCAGCTCGATCCAAACAGTTGAAACTACGTGCGCTTAGATTTAACTCTTCCACGCTCTGTAATAACTTTGCCAATTCAACATTTTCGTTAGAACTCTCACTTTTTGGAGCCACTGCAATATCCAAAATACCATTAAATACTGACATTTGAGAATACATTGCTTCAAGTGAATTTTTAAATGCCTCAATGGGAGAAACCAAACCATCTGTTTCAATTGTAAACACAATTTTTTCATAGTTAGGATTGTCTTCAACTAAAACATTCTCTATTTCGTAAACAGCTCTTTTCACTGGTGTAAAGAAAGCATCTAAGGCAATAAAATCATCCCCAACTATATCTCTAATATTTTCACTGGGGACATACCCGATTCCCTTTTCAACAATCAAAGAAAAATTGAGTTCTGCATCTTCATTGATTGTTGCCAGATAAGCATCTGGCGTAACAATTTCAATATGTGAATTTGCAAGATCACTGCCTTTAATCTCACGTGGACCAGAAAAAGAGTAGTTAACTTCTACACGCTTTTCATCGCCTTTAAGTTTAAAGCGAATATTTTTAAGATTAATAATAAAAAGAGCAACATCTTCAAGCATACCACGCATGCTATCAAATTCATGGGTTACGCCCTCAATCTTTACAGCCGTTGGAGCCGATCCTACGGTACTACTTAAAAGCAATCTGCGTAGAGGATGTGCCAATGTTACAGCAAAACCTGATTCAAACGGATAGGCACTGATTTGAACCTTACTTGCTGAAATATTTTCGACCTCAATTTCAGTTGGCATGTAAGCTGATGTATTGATTTTTTTCATATGCTACCTACTTTATTATTTAGAGTATAGCTCAACGATTAATCTTTCTTCAACCGGAATAACTACTTCTTCTCTCTCAGGTATTCGTGTAAAAATACCCATTGCTTTTTCTCTTTCAACATCAACCCACGGTGCAATACCAGTTTGTTGTGTTAATTCAAGCGCTCTTTTGATTTGAGGGTTATTTTTAGATTTTTCACACACCTCAACTTTATCACCTGCACGAACAATATAGGAAGGAATATCTACTTTGCTTCCATTCACTAAAAGATGTCCGTGTGTTACAAGTTGGCGCGCAAATCTTCTGGTAGTTGCAAACCCCATACGATAAACAACATTATCAAGTCTTCTTTCAATTAAAAGAACAAGATTAATACCGGTATTACCCTCTTTTCTTGCTGCTTCATCAAAAATACGTCTGAACTGTTTTTCAGAAACTCCATACATAAATTTAGCTTTTTGCTTCTCTCTTAATTGAAGTCCATACTCACTAATTTTTGCTCTTCTTTGTCCGTGTTGACCTGGTGCATATGGACGCTTATCTAATGCGCTTTTACCAGCAAGTCTTCGCTCACCTTTAAGGGCTAAGCTAACACCAAGTCTTCTCTCGAGCTTTTCGACTGGTCCTCTATATCTTGCCATTTTTTCTCCTAATCTATTGCATAAACGAAAAAATTTATTCTGTTTTTCTTCTAAAAGTATATTCTAAAGCTAGAATTATACTCTTCGTCTTTTTGGAGGTCTACAGCCATTATGTGGTAAAGGAGTAATGTCTTTTAAGAAAGAGACTTTTATACCCTCTGTTGTACCAGCACTTTTTACCGCTGTTTCACGACCACTGCCTGGTCCTTGAACTTTGATACCGATTTCTTTGAGACCATGTTCTTTTGCTTTGGTAAGTGCATCTTCAACAGCTTGTTGTGCGGCATAAGGGGTAGATTTTTTGCTACCTTTAAAACCCAAACTTCCTGCACTACTCCATGCAATAACATTTCCCATCTCATCAGTTACAGTAACGACAGTGTTATTAAATGTTGCCGAGATATAGATAATACCTTTAGCAATATTTTTTTTAACAACTTTTTTACGTACTACTTTTCTTTTTGCCATCTGTTTCCCTTTGAGACTTCGTTATTTAGCTTTAGCGCCAACGGTGCGTTTTTTACCTTTACGGGTACGCGCATTCGTTTTTGTTTTTTGACCTCGAACTGGCAAGCCTTTTCTATGTCTAAGTCCACGGTAACTTCCCATGTCCATTAATGCTTTAATGTCCATAGCTACTTTTTTACGAAGATCACCCTCTACTTGAAAACCTGCTTGAATTTCTTTACGAATTGCTGCAACATCGTCTTCACTTAGTTCATGAACTCTTTTATCAAACGAAATTCCAGTTGCTGTTAAAATAGCTCTAGAACTTGTTAAACCTATACCATAGATGTATGTTAGACCATACTCTACTCTTTTCTTCATTGGAAGGTCTACACCTGCAATCCTTGCCATGATTATCCTTGTCTCTGTTTATGTTTTGGATTTACGCAAATGACTCTAACGATATTTTTTCGTTTGATCACTTTGCACTTATCGCACATCTTCTTTACAGAAGGTCGTACTTTCATTGTGACTCCTGAACTTTTTTTCCACTGGAATTTTGAGTTAAACTGTCACAGGTTTGATGATGTTTTCAAACCAACAATCGAAAAAACAGTGGTTCCTTTTTCGATTATTCTTCACACAGTTTTACAAAAGGGGCTAATTATACAGAATTTAAGCTAATACTTTACTTATATCTGTAGGTTATACGCCCTTTATCCAAACTATACGGGGTTAACTCAACTTTAACGGTATCCCCTGGCATTATTTTAATATAATGCATTCTCATTTTTCCAGCAATATGACATAAAATCACATGACTGTTCTGTACTTCAACTTTAAACGTTGCATTGGGAAGAGCTTCTATCACTTTCCCATCAATCTCAATAACATCATCTTTTGCCATTTAACCTCCTAGACTTTCAAGATAGCGACAAAATCTCTGCTTTACCATCTATGATAGCAACCGTATGCTCATAGTGGCTTCCTCTTAACCCATCTGTTGATACCACAGACCACTTATCTTCTAAAATTTTAGGTGTACCCTCTTTATGGCAAATCATTGGTTCAATACAAAAAACCATACCATTTTTAATTTTAGGACCACTTTTAGGATTATTACCCTCTAAATAATTGGGTAATTCTGGTTCTTCATGCGGTTTTCGACCAATTCCATGACCACAAAAACCTCGAAGAGGGACATATCCCCTAGCGTGAATAAACTGTTCTATAGCATGGCTTAACTCTTTAAAACGCATCTCTGCATGAATAATATCAATAGCATAATACAAAGCATCCTTAGCACATGCTATTAATGATTCATCCTCTTTTGATATTTGCCCCACACCAATCGTTACAGCAGAATCACCATACCAGCCATCCACTTCAGTACCAATATCCATGCCAATAATATCACCCTCTTTTAGTGCATACTCCGTTGGTATTCCATGAATAATCACTTCATTGACAGAAGTACATACCCCTGCAGGAAAACCATAAAGTCCCTTAAATGCAGGGCGAGCACCTAAACTTTGCATATAAGACTCACCCATGGCATTTAATTCTTTCAAACGCATGCCTGGGTGAATATTACATGTAAGATATTCAAGTGTTTTTGCAACAATTTTATTCGCATCAGAAAGCTTTGCAATTTCTTGCGCTTTTTTAATGGTTATTGCCATAATCTTAGAGTCCTACAGCACTCAATGTCTCATATTTATTCATGTACATTTGTGCTTCAATTTTACGCATCGTATCTAAGGCTACTTGAACAACAATTAAGACAGCCGTTCCTCCAAAATAAAATGGTACACCCATTACTTTGACAAGTACCCATGGAAGTGTCGAAATCAATCCTAAATAAATTGAACCCCAAAGTGTTAATCTTCCAGCAACATCATTTAAATACAAAGCCGTGCTTTCTCCTGGTCGAACACCTGGTATAAAGCCACCTTGTTTTTTGAGATTTTCTGAAATATCTTTTGCATTAAAAACAATGGATGCATAAAAATAAGCAAAGAAAATAACAAACAAAAACGTAAGAACATTAAAGACATAACTGTTTGGATTTAAAAAATCATGAATTGCTTGAACAATTGGATTGGTACTTGCTTGCATAATCGTTGATGGAAACATCAAAATTGCACTAGCAAAAATAGGAGGAATAACACCACTAAGATTCATCTTAATAGGTACGTAATTCATAATACGTTTATGTTGATTTTGAAGAACTACTTTGCGTGAATATGAAATAGGAACCCTACGTTCACCCATCTCAACATAAATAATAGAACCTACTGTAGCCAGTATAACAAGAAGGATACCAATCACAACTAGAAAGTTTAATTCTCCTGTATTCACAAGATTAATGGTCCCACCAATTGCACTAGGAATTCCTGAAACAATACCTGCAAAAATAATTAAACTGATACCATTTCCAATGCCTCTTTGTGTAATTTGTTCACCAATCCACATCAACAGCATTGTTCCAGTTAACATACTCGCAGCTGCAATCGCTGAAAATGTTGTCATATCGAGCATAATAGCACTCTCACCTGATCGACCTGTCATTCCCCCTAATCCCACAGAAACACCAATCGCTTGCACAATTGTAATACCAATCGTTGCGTATCGGATAATCTGCATGTACTTTACCATACCATCACGTTCTTTTTTCATTTTACCAAGTGCAGGGAAGGTAGCAGCAAGAAGTTCCATGATAATTGAAGCAGTAATATAAGGCATAATACCTAAGGAGATAATGCTTAATCGTTCAGCAGCATTGCCACTGAACATATTAAACATACCAAGAGCATTTGAGCTATTGGAGTCGAAGAACTCTTTAATTACCTCTATATTTACACCAGGAACTGGTACATATGCCAAAATCCTATATGCAAAAATAAAACCCAATGTAACTAAAATCTTCCTCGTGAGATCTTGATTCATCTACTCATTCCAGTAAACACAACATTCTCATCTTTAATTTTTGAAGCAAGTTCTTTTGCACCTGCGCCAATCAATTTTACTTTAACAATGCTGCTAGAAATTTTATGAACTGTTCTAATTGCATCAACAGTAATTTCAGCTAATTCTTTAACAGCTGTAATTTTATCAATATTGATGACATAAGGTTTCTCAATTTTAGAAGTAAAACCAACTTTTGGTAATCTTCTTTGAAGAGGTTGTTGACCACCTTCAAAACCTCTTTTTCTTTTATATCCTGTACGAGACTTTTGTCCGTTAGCACCACGGCTAGCAGTTTTTCCCATACCACTACCTTGACCACGACCTACGCGTTTGATCTTTTTGGTAGAGTTTTCTGCTGGGGTAAGATTATCTAATGCCATTTTGAATCCTTTTCTTCACTTAACTTTTAATCATGCTAAGAGCTTTAATCGTTGCTCTTACCACATTAGAAGCATTGTTTGAACCCAATGACTTTGTCAAAATATCCTTAATACCTGCAAGTTCCACAACAGGACGTGTTGCACCACCAGCAATCACACCCGTACCATCACTAGCTGGTTTAAGAATAATACGACTTGCATTAAATTTAACTTCAACATCATGTGCAATTGTTGAGCCTTTAATATTCACTTTGACAATGTTTTTAAATGCATCATCAACAGCTTTTCGAATCGCATCAGGAACCTCTTTAGCTTTACCAAAACCAAAGCCAACAAGACCTTTTTTATTTCCAACAACGACAAGTGCTGTAAATCTAAAACGTCTACCACCTTTAACAACTTTTGTTACGCGGCCAATATTGACGATAACTTCTTCAAACTCTTCTCTGTTATATTTTTCCATTGAATCGTTTTCCTCTTCTTTTTCTTATAGCACTATGCCGTTTGCTCTAAGGCCATCAGCAAAAGCAGCAACTACGCCATGATACAAATAGCCATTTCTATCATAAACAACTTGAGTTAAATTTTTAGCTTTTAGTGTATCTGCAAATGCTTTTGCAACTTCTGTTGCAGCTGCTTTACTTGAATTAAATCCTAATTTTTTACCATCCACACTTGCTAAAGTAACACCTGTAACATCATCAATTGCCTGCGCATAAAGATAGCGATTAGATTTAAAAAGAGAAATTCTAGGTCTTGCAACTGTACCAGAAATATCAGCTCTAACTCTTCTTTTTCGCTTAACTCTTAATGCAAGTTTTCGTTTTAAAATATTTGCTCTCATTTCCTACCCTTACTTCTTGGAAGTTTTTCCGGCTTTACGGATAATAGTCTCATCAATATACTTGATACCTTTACCTTTATACGGTTCAGGAGCCCTAAAACTTCTGATCTCAGCAGCAATTTGACCAACGACTTGCTTATCATCACCAACAATTGTGATTACGTTTTTCTCAACACTTACTTGAATATCTTGTGGAAATTCATAGTTAATTGGATGAGAGTAACCCAGTTGAAGCTCAAGAACTTTACCATTAACAGCAGCTTTATAACCAACACCGTTAATTTCAAGTTGCTTTTTAAAACCTTCTGTTAGACCCGTAATAACATTTTGACCAAGTGCGCGGTATGTGCCCCAAAAAGCACTGCTCTGACGATCAGTACCTTTTGAAATAAACACAAGTTCACCCTCTTGAACGTTTACGTCAACATTTCCCTTAGTGTCCAATACTTTTTGAACACTACCTTTTTTAAACTCTACTAAATCACCGTTTACTGACACTTCAACGCCAGCAGGTATTTTAATAGGTTTTTTACCAATACGAGACATTTTATTTCCTTTTACTTGTCTACGATAAGCTTACATCTTAGAATGGATATCGAATACCATAAAAGAACAGCAATTACCAAATACTACAAATAACTTCGCCACCAAGACCTGCTTTGTGTGCGTCGTCATTACTAAGAACACCTTTTGATGTACTAACAACAATGGTACCATACCCATTTTTGAAGCGTTTAATTTCATCAGAACCTTTATAGACTCTACGTCCTGGTTTTGAAATCTTTTTCACTTCATTGATAACTTGAGCACCTCTTGCATCATACTTCAAAACAACATTGATAAACTTTTTAGGACCTTCTTCAACAACGTTAAAACTTTCGATATAACCTTTGTTCTGAAAAATAACTAAAATTGCTTCAACCAGTTTTGAATGCATTAACTTCGTCACATCAAGTTTTCTCATTGATGCATTTCTGATTCTTGTTAAAGAATCTGCTACTAGATCATTAATCATAGTCTATTTCCTTACCAGCTTGCTTTTTTGAGGCCTGGAATAAGACCCTCATTTGCCATTTTACGAAGACAAATTCTGCAGATACCAAAATCTCTGTAAACAGAGTGTGGACGTCCACAAATTTGACATCGTGTGTATGCTCTTACTTGAAACTTAGGCTTTCTAGCAGCCTTTGCAATCATTGATTTTTTAGCCATATTATTTACCTTTTGCGAACGGCAAACCAATGAGTTCAAGAAGTCTAAATGCTTCTTTATCATTGCTAGCAGTTGTTACGACTGTAATATTCATTCCGTGAGTTTTCATGATATTATCATACTCAACCTCTGGGAACATCAATTGCTCATTTAAACCAAAGTTATAGTTTGCTCTTCCATCAAATCCAGATCGCGGAAGACCTCTAAAATCTTTTACTCTTGGAAGTGCTACAGAAATGAGCTTATCCAAAAATGCGTACATATTCTCTTTGCGAAGGGAGACTTTAACCCCTACAGGGTATCCTGCACGTACTTTAAAACCCGCAACGGATTTTTTAGCATTCGCAACAACCGCTTTTTGACCAGCGATTAGAGAGATGGTATCGACGATATTTTGCAATAACTTCGTATCTTTACCTTCTTCACCAGCGCCAACGCTGATAACGATTTTTTCGATTTTAGGAGCCAACATAGAATTAGCAATATTAAACTCTTTGACCAATGCTGGTTGCACTTCAGCATTAAATTTCTCTTGCAATCTGTTCATTATTTACCCTCTACTTTAGCCACATTAGAGACATGAATTGGTTTTTCAACATTAGCAAAACCACCTTTTGGATTACTCTCACTTGGCTTAATGGCTTTTTTTGCTACTTTGCAACCCTCAACAACGACTTGTGAAGTTTTTGGCAAAACTTGAACAACTTTTGCCTCTTTACCTTTATCGTCGCCTGCGATTACTTTAACAGTATCGCCTTTTTTAATTTTCATCTTTGTTGCCATTATAATACCTCCGGCGCCAAAGATACGATTTTCATAAAGTTAGCATAACGAACTTCACGACCGACTGGTCCGAAAATACGTGTACCGATTGGCTCTCTTTTGTTATCAAGAATAACAGCAGCATTTTCATCAAAACGAATCAATGAGCCATTTTCTCTTTGGATCTCTTTTTTTGTTCTAACGATAACCGCTTTTACCACTTGCCCTTTTTTCACTTTACCACTTGGTAATGCTTTTTTAACAGACGCAATGATTACATCACCCACGGTTGCATAACGACGTTTACTACCGCCTAGAACTTTAATACACATGATCTCTTTAGCACCACTGTTATCAGCTACTGCTAATCTTGTAAAACTTTGAATCATTATTCAACTCCTACTTTAACAATAGCACTGAGTCTAAAAGACTTTCTTTTTGAAAGTGGTCTGCACTCAATAGCACTTACCGTGTCACCGATTTTGACTTGGTTGCTCTCGTCATGGACTAGGTATTTTTTGAAACGTTTCACGAATTTACGATATCGTGGATGCATAACGCGTCTTTCAACTAAAACAGTGATTGTTTTATCGCCTGCTTTTTGAACAACTACGCCTTGAATCTCTCGTTTTAAAGCCATTAGTTACCCCTTACTTGAGCAGAAATAGCCGTATTAATACGTGCGATATCTCTTCTAACTTCTTTAATCTCATTCGGATTAGTCAGTTGCATTGTTTTTAACTTTTGTCTTAATGTAAACAAAAGAACCTTTTTCTCTTTTAACAATTCTGCAAGCTCTGATGCGCTTTTGCTATTTAAATCAATATACTTCATTTTCGCTCTCTCGAGTTACAATCTTGGTTTTGAAAGGCAATTTGTGCATTGCAAGGGTTAATGCTTCACGCGCTAACTCTTCAGACACACCTGCCATTTCAAAAATAATTCTGCCAGGCTTAATATTCATAACCCATTTATCCACAGAGCCTTTACCTTTACCCATTCTGGTTTCAAGTGGCTTAGCCGTTAAAGGTTTATCTGGGAATACAC harbors:
- a CDS encoding YbaB/EbfC family nucleoid-associated protein translates to MFENFDLSKMGAMLEEAQKQAQKMQEEASTKEFTAKSGGGLVSVSMNGNGEVIDITIDDSLLNDKESLQILLISAMNDVTKMVEDNKKLATNQMLSHFGGFGIKP
- the panD gene encoding aspartate 1-decarboxylase, producing the protein MTLEMLYSKIHRATVTDANLNYVGSITIDKELIEASHLKVGQKVEVVNINNGERFTTYVIEGRAGQKDICLNGAAARKAHIGDKIIIIAYAHLNENEIQTFKPTVVLVDESNAMVEVRDYI
- a CDS encoding UDP-N-acetylmuramoyl-L-alanyl-D-glutamate--2,6-diaminopimelate ligase, whose translation is MKIALENHAPFLHVTDNSAECDASTIFVSTDQNRSYAQKAIENGCVKIISAKECLSLLEIEGKIKIIGITGTNGKTTTAAAIYSILLDVGKKVGLQGTRGCFINDVRIEEKSLTTPPILQTIKNLKMAVEQGCEYFVMEVSSHAIAQNRIDGLSFALKILTNVTQDHLDFHKSIEEYIAIKSRFFEDESLKLINKDERNIRFNRTNAMSYGIEHPATYKILAYSLKEGISAAVSKIEKVYEFESSMHGFFNLYNLLAAIGAVDMLKGASMEEICEAVSHFGGVEGRMQVVSQEPLVIVDFAHTPDGMEKVLESMKERDVIVVFGAGGDRDRTKRPKMGAMAERYAKKIIVTSDNPRSENPQTIIDEILSGMHAKESLHVKVDRYEAIEQALVMQGLNDVVLILGKGDETYQEIAGVKHPFDDRVVVQEILARWAKQK
- a CDS encoding tetratricopeptide repeat protein, which translates into the protein MNAHSKKGIAKFYEKNFKEALFEFSLALSEEPQSKEARIGAILCDLASHNEEQALALFEYYLMNQQNSSESFEELFQDMIDSVERNSEKIAHLFKHNDLEMRINAENGIKYEDFLALINSRGSFKEAFEDIMFSTKVIISKKEDFVDFLSKLMENGFVEMSLNYLESAVTLFPNDEQLLSLIKKVQK
- a CDS encoding NifU family protein yields the protein MIPFSDEELLPAVEKSLEKIKPMLALDGGGLTLLGIKKGHVFVQLQGACQGCASSGQTLKYGVERQLRIDIHPELEVINILPGAEYEFEAFGE
- the rplQ gene encoding 50S ribosomal protein L17, which translates into the protein MRHKHGYRKLGRTSSHRAALLKNMAIAVIKYEKIETTLPKAKELRGYVEKLITKAGVGGDHAHKTVFAALQDKECTKKLVNEIAPKYVERNGGYTRIIKTRIRKGDAAPMAFLELV
- a CDS encoding DNA-directed RNA polymerase subunit alpha, with protein sequence MKKINTSAYMPTEIEVENISASKVQISAYPFESGFAVTLAHPLRRLLLSSTVGSAPTAVKIEGVTHEFDSMRGMLEDVALFIINLKNIRFKLKGDEKRVEVNYSFSGPREIKGSDLANSHIEIVTPDAYLATINEDAELNFSLIVEKGIGYVPSENIRDIVGDDFIALDAFFTPVKRAVYEIENVLVEDNPNYEKIVFTIETDGLVSPIEAFKNSLEAMYSQMSVFNGILDIAVAPKSESSNENVELAKLLQSVEELNLSARSFNCLDRAEVKYIGELSLMSETELKDLKNLGKKSLEEIRQVMEESGYPVGYNFSEETASLLKKKIEDLKSEVNEG
- the rpsD gene encoding 30S ribosomal protein S4 translates to MARYRGPVEKLERRLGVSLALKGERRLAGKSALDKRPYAPGQHGQRRAKISEYGLQLREKQKAKFMYGVSEKQFRRIFDEAARKEGNTGINLVLLIERRLDNVVYRMGFATTRRFARQLVTHGHLLVNGSKVDIPSYIVRAGDKVEVCEKSKNNPQIKRALELTQQTGIAPWVDVEREKAMGIFTRIPEREEVVIPVEERLIVELYSK
- the rpsK gene encoding 30S ribosomal protein S11, giving the protein MAKRKVVRKKVVKKNIAKGIIYISATFNNTVVTVTDEMGNVIAWSSAGSLGFKGSKKSTPYAAQQAVEDALTKAKEHGLKEIGIKVQGPGSGRETAVKSAGTTEGIKVSFLKDITPLPHNGCRPPKRRRV
- the rpsM gene encoding 30S ribosomal protein S13, which gives rise to MARIAGVDLPMKKRVEYGLTYIYGIGLTSSRAILTATGISFDKRVHELSEDDVAAIRKEIQAGFQVEGDLRKKVAMDIKALMDMGSYRGLRHRKGLPVRGQKTKTNARTRKGKKRTVGAKAK
- the rpmJ gene encoding 50S ribosomal protein L36, coding for MKVRPSVKKMCDKCKVIKRKNIVRVICVNPKHKQRQG
- the infA gene encoding translation initiation factor IF-1 yields the protein MAKDDVIEIDGKVIEALPNATFKVEVQNSHVILCHIAGKMRMHYIKIMPGDTVKVELTPYSLDKGRITYRYK